One Oceanotoga teriensis genomic region harbors:
- a CDS encoding UDP-N-acetylmuramoyl-L-alanyl-D-glutamate--2,6-diaminopimelate ligase encodes MRVENVLEKLSDIILEKSDKLILSKELNSVTDNSENINKNDVFVAIKGYKFDGHNFIKPAIKKGCSLVIIENKSYISDLDFPYILVSDSRVALARLSHLSNEIDSNEFKIFGVTGTNGKSTSVNILHHLLRESKINSSLLSTVEIKINDLLIEEPYNTTPSIIKISNLLKQSKDKDVNFINLEVSSHAISQKRIEDIYFDIISFTNITRDHLDYHSSFNEYEKIKLSLANNLKPDGKVIINYDNFDMKKFEFIDSKKIITYGFSDDADYVIKELNQSIYQMNFKLITPDEGEISIYSSIIGSFNAYNIVNSLIAARQFGLSYEQIKHGIITFKGVRGRFEIIPSSKALGFSVVIDFAHTPDALENVLKNARSLTEGRIIVVFGAGGNADKGKRKIMGQIASELSDIVVITNDDPKDEDPDKIIEQVKEGVNKEKNFIVIPDRKTAINAAINFANREDIVIIAGRGHEKFQLFGGGKQIKFSDYDVAAEAIDGLRRSMKK; translated from the coding sequence ATGAGAGTTGAAAACGTATTAGAAAAACTTTCAGATATTATCTTAGAAAAGAGTGATAAATTAATTTTATCTAAAGAGCTCAATTCTGTAACAGATAATAGCGAAAATATTAACAAAAACGATGTTTTTGTTGCAATTAAAGGTTACAAATTTGATGGTCATAATTTTATAAAACCGGCAATCAAAAAAGGATGTTCTTTAGTTATAATAGAAAATAAAAGCTATATATCTGATTTGGATTTTCCTTATATACTGGTTTCAGACTCACGTGTTGCCCTCGCCAGACTATCTCATCTTTCAAATGAAATAGACTCAAACGAGTTTAAAATATTTGGTGTTACCGGGACAAATGGAAAATCTACAAGTGTTAATATACTTCATCATTTATTAAGAGAATCAAAGATAAATTCTTCTTTATTGAGTACAGTTGAAATTAAAATAAATGATTTGCTAATTGAAGAACCATACAATACAACACCCAGCATAATTAAAATATCAAATTTACTTAAACAAAGTAAAGACAAAGATGTAAACTTTATAAATCTTGAAGTATCATCACATGCAATTTCTCAAAAAAGAATTGAAGATATTTATTTTGATATTATATCATTCACAAACATAACAAGGGATCATCTCGATTATCATTCATCTTTTAATGAATATGAAAAAATAAAACTTTCTCTTGCAAATAATTTAAAACCTGATGGGAAAGTGATAATAAATTATGATAATTTTGATATGAAGAAATTCGAATTTATAGATTCTAAAAAAATTATAACTTATGGTTTTTCAGATGATGCTGATTATGTTATTAAGGAATTAAATCAAAGTATATACCAAATGAATTTCAAATTGATCACACCTGATGAAGGGGAAATTTCTATATATTCTTCCATAATAGGAAGTTTTAATGCTTATAATATAGTAAATTCCTTGATAGCGGCAAGACAGTTTGGACTCAGCTATGAACAAATAAAACATGGCATAATTACTTTTAAAGGAGTTAGAGGTAGATTTGAAATAATTCCAAGTTCAAAAGCATTGGGTTTTTCTGTTGTTATTGATTTTGCTCATACTCCAGATGCACTTGAAAATGTTTTAAAAAATGCAAGATCATTAACAGAAGGAAGAATAATCGTTGTATTTGGTGCTGGTGGTAATGCAGATAAAGGTAAAAGAAAGATAATGGGACAAATAGCGAGTGAATTATCCGACATAGTTGTCATAACCAATGATGATCCAAAAGATGAAGATCCAGATAAAATAATTGAACAGGTAAAAGAAGGAGTAAATAAAGAAAAAAATTTCATAGTCATTCCAGACAGAAAAACTGCTATAAATGCAGCTATTAACTTTGCAAATCGTGAAGATATAGTAATAATAGCTGGAAGAGGACATGAAAAATTCCAACTTTTTGGTGGTGGAAAACAAATTAAATTCTCTGATTACGATGTAGCAGCAGAAGCCATAGATGGCTTGAGAAGGAGTATGAAAAAATGA
- the murF gene encoding UDP-N-acetylmuramoyl-tripeptide--D-alanyl-D-alanine ligase produces MNLIELKNKKYFFQTNSKDIKKDDVFIALKGEKNDGHNYLNDAFQRGASFAVVEKDIPFKNILKVDNVLIHILKETSKLVNNNSKLKIGITGSTGKTTTKECLHQILSNTLSIFSTHENYNTEIGIPLSILNYYNNEDVAILEMGLQKKDDLKFLSNFYDLDVAFITNIGTSHIEFLESKENIAYQKSLITKNMKKGLVVLNGDYEKLLDFIPKNLNIIKFGKKDSNDSVLKDFEYSENKTKVLYKIFGKDVFLTLNNIWSEGQLIDLLAVISFCIFIQIPIDPYFISNIELPSSRFEIIKTDNCTIINDSYNASFESFKSGFESIKKYTSKDKKILIMSEIKESGEYSKEIHIKTIKLAQNIFNEIYFLDPENKFNYLNNINFIKNIEEVKELINNTKGIIYIKGSNSTGLYKFMKERSYL; encoded by the coding sequence ATGAACTTGATAGAATTAAAAAATAAAAAATATTTTTTTCAAACAAATTCAAAAGATATAAAAAAAGATGATGTTTTTATAGCTTTAAAAGGCGAAAAAAATGATGGTCATAACTATTTAAATGATGCGTTCCAAAGGGGCGCATCTTTTGCTGTTGTTGAAAAAGATATACCATTTAAAAATATTTTAAAAGTTGATAATGTGTTAATTCATATATTAAAAGAGACTTCAAAATTAGTAAATAATAATAGTAAATTAAAAATTGGTATAACGGGATCAACTGGGAAAACTACAACTAAAGAATGTTTACATCAAATTTTGTCAAATACTCTAAGTATATTTTCTACTCATGAAAACTATAATACAGAAATAGGAATTCCTTTAAGTATATTAAATTATTATAATAATGAAGATGTAGCAATACTTGAAATGGGTCTTCAGAAAAAAGATGATCTTAAGTTTTTATCTAATTTTTATGATTTAGATGTAGCATTTATAACTAATATAGGTACATCTCATATAGAATTTTTAGAATCTAAAGAAAATATTGCTTATCAAAAATCTTTGATAACTAAAAATATGAAAAAAGGTCTTGTAGTTTTGAATGGAGATTATGAAAAATTATTGGATTTTATACCAAAAAATTTAAATATTATAAAATTTGGTAAAAAAGATTCTAATGATTCTGTATTAAAAGATTTTGAATACTCAGAAAATAAAACAAAAGTACTCTATAAAATATTTGGTAAAGACGTATTTTTGACTTTGAATAATATTTGGTCTGAAGGTCAATTAATAGATTTATTGGCGGTTATTTCATTTTGTATATTCATTCAAATCCCTATAGATCCTTATTTTATATCTAATATAGAGTTACCATCAAGTAGATTTGAAATAATTAAAACTGATAATTGTACTATAATAAATGATTCATATAATGCCTCTTTCGAATCTTTTAAAAGTGGTTTTGAATCTATAAAAAAATATACTTCTAAAGATAAAAAAATATTAATAATGTCAGAAATTAAAGAATCTGGTGAATATTCAAAAGAAATTCATATAAAAACAATAAAACTGGCTCAAAATATATTCAATGAGATTTATTTTTTAGATCCCGAAAATAAATTTAATTATTTAAATAATATAAATTTTATAAAAAATATAGAAGAAGTTAAAGAACTTATAAATAACACTAAAGGTATCATATACATAAAAGGTTCTAATTCTACAGGCCTTTATAAATTCATGAAGGAAAGGAGTTATTTATGA
- the mraY gene encoding phospho-N-acetylmuramoyl-pentapeptide-transferase, producing MIEILSIISFFVLISLYPKYINWSKKKQYGQYIRQEGPDLHNYKQGTPTAGGILFLFFISILNLISYYLSSNPIYLIVFFSSILFGFVGFIDDFLSIFKKNSLGLRSYQKLLLQIIFSLIIFYIVNKFNPHTYLKIPYIDKTLDLGFFYPIWAVLFLSGLSNSTNLSDGLDGLSSGLFIISTIMTVIVSKAPINLIYTIVLPVIAFMMFNIKPAKIFMGDTGSLALGGILASISIYYSTEIFAIFTCFVFIAEMFSVIIQVLSYKIRKKRVFLMAPVHHHFEMKGWHEERVVMNFWIINILFGILIIGG from the coding sequence ATGATAGAGATATTATCTATTATAAGTTTTTTTGTTTTGATCTCACTTTATCCAAAATATATAAATTGGTCAAAGAAAAAACAATATGGTCAATACATTAGACAAGAAGGTCCTGATTTGCATAATTATAAACAGGGTACTCCCACTGCAGGTGGAATTTTATTTTTATTTTTTATTTCAATATTGAATCTAATTTCTTATTATTTATCTTCAAATCCAATATATTTAATAGTATTTTTCAGTTCAATTTTATTTGGATTTGTAGGTTTTATAGATGATTTTTTAAGCATATTCAAAAAGAATTCTTTGGGCCTTAGATCTTATCAAAAATTATTACTGCAAATAATTTTTTCTTTGATAATTTTTTATATAGTAAATAAATTTAATCCTCATACTTATTTAAAAATACCTTATATAGATAAAACTTTAGATTTGGGATTTTTTTACCCTATTTGGGCTGTTTTATTTTTAAGTGGTTTATCTAATTCAACTAATCTTTCAGATGGATTAGATGGATTATCTTCTGGACTATTTATAATTTCAACTATAATGACAGTAATAGTAAGCAAAGCACCTATTAATCTAATATATACAATAGTTTTACCTGTAATTGCGTTTATGATGTTTAATATTAAACCGGCAAAAATATTCATGGGAGATACAGGTTCTTTAGCTTTAGGAGGAATATTAGCCTCTATTTCAATATATTATTCCACAGAAATTTTTGCAATATTTACATGCTTTGTATTCATTGCTGAGATGTTTTCTGTAATAATTCAAGTTTTGAGTTATAAAATAAGAAAAAAGAGAGTCTTTTTAATGGCACCTGTTCATCATCATTTTGAAATGAAAGGGTGGCATGAAGAGAGAGTAGTCATGAATTTTTGGATTATAAATATATTATTTGGAATTTTAATAATCGGAGGTTAA
- the murD gene encoding UDP-N-acetylmuramoyl-L-alanine--D-glutamate ligase, producing the protein MKICLVGFGKSNKQLVNILLDQGHEIYISQDNKLTEEDIFLLKKYDIPYEESHDKMLKNCDLAIISPGVNPYGKAGKIIFENNINYTTEIEYSWNFIKKANPKSIFVGITGTNGKTTTTSLLGHILHCNNSEVFVGGNIGVPLASAPINAKYYILEVSSFQLFWSKNFSPEISILLNLAPDHLNWHKDLDEYYDSKFKMLKNTQKINGLSIINKDIQKNINGNNIYAFSKDFLKNSNIIINNKTIKVENEFLNFDIYKENTVAATIAAYNLNIPISNIEFGLRSFKNLNHRIEFIKTLKGVSFYNDSKATNVHAAVNAFKSFRNKVYTAFLCGIPKNEDMSSLIEELEKNSKNIYVFGDMISEIKKYNLSDKFIFTENVDKALYMAFKNSIQNENIILSPAGASFDQFKNYEDRGDYFKKIVNSLEG; encoded by the coding sequence ATGAAAATTTGTCTCGTTGGATTTGGAAAAAGTAATAAACAATTAGTAAATATATTATTAGATCAAGGACATGAAATATATATCAGTCAAGATAATAAATTAACTGAAGAAGATATATTTTTATTAAAAAAATATGATATTCCATATGAAGAATCTCATGATAAGATGTTAAAAAATTGTGATTTAGCTATAATAAGTCCAGGGGTGAACCCTTACGGAAAAGCTGGAAAAATAATCTTTGAAAATAACATAAATTATACTACAGAAATAGAGTATTCATGGAATTTTATAAAAAAAGCAAATCCTAAAAGTATTTTTGTCGGTATAACTGGAACAAATGGCAAAACAACAACAACGAGTTTATTAGGTCATATATTACATTGTAATAATTCTGAAGTTTTTGTTGGAGGAAATATTGGTGTTCCACTTGCAAGCGCACCTATAAATGCTAAGTACTATATTCTTGAAGTGAGCTCTTTTCAACTTTTTTGGTCTAAAAACTTTTCTCCAGAAATTTCAATACTTTTAAATCTTGCTCCAGATCATTTAAACTGGCATAAAGACTTAGATGAATATTATGATAGCAAATTTAAAATGCTCAAAAATACTCAAAAAATAAATGGTTTAAGTATAATAAATAAAGATATACAAAAAAATATAAACGGCAATAATATATATGCTTTTTCTAAAGATTTTTTAAAAAATTCAAATATAATCATAAATAATAAAACAATAAAAGTAGAAAATGAGTTTTTAAACTTTGATATTTATAAAGAAAATACTGTGGCCGCAACCATTGCTGCTTATAATTTGAATATTCCAATTAGTAACATAGAATTTGGTCTTAGATCTTTTAAAAATTTAAATCATAGAATTGAGTTTATAAAAACTTTAAAAGGCGTTTCTTTTTATAATGATTCAAAAGCTACAAATGTACATGCTGCTGTAAATGCATTTAAAAGCTTTAGAAATAAAGTTTATACAGCATTTTTATGTGGAATACCAAAAAATGAAGATATGAGTTCTTTAATAGAAGAACTTGAAAAAAATTCAAAAAACATTTATGTTTTTGGAGATATGATATCAGAAATTAAAAAATACAATTTATCTGATAAATTTATATTTACAGAAAATGTAGATAAAGCTTTATATATGGCTTTCAAAAATTCAATTCAAAATGAAAATATAATTCTATCTCCAGCTGGTGCAAGTTTTGATCAATTTAAAAATTATGAAGATAGAGGAGATTATTTTAAAAAAATAGTTAACTCTTTGGAGGGATAA
- a CDS encoding FtsW/RodA/SpoVE family cell cycle protein, which translates to MKENQKSFVFYFILLGITLMLGVFFVYSALYAMEDAKGFDPDRKLTMYIISMGIGFIGGSIAFIFGNKLIKIPIFMISMYTIMLGALFAVMFTSPIAGVRRWITLAGFQFQPSELAKFLLPAFLIFYYDFIRDSKETIFKNILVPIFISLPVILLIMQEPDLSTAIIVSFIAFLTMLISIRNKKLIVILLIIAIIFGITAIYFKDILLTDYQLKRLDKEDNFQTLQSLNAIKSGGLFGKTPFAGDFKYMVPESYSDFIMSIIGEEWGKVGIIIVLTLFYFLSRELIMMSYKTKSYIAFSFSTIIAIWLFIQVTINALVGLGVPGVPVTGVTLPLMSYGNSSLIITLTSIGLSLGLIYFNSGGKSNEKN; encoded by the coding sequence ATGAAAGAAAATCAAAAATCATTTGTTTTTTATTTTATTTTACTTGGTATAACCCTTATGTTGGGTGTTTTTTTCGTATATAGTGCCTTATATGCTATGGAAGATGCAAAAGGATTTGATCCAGATAGAAAACTAACGATGTATATCATATCTATGGGTATAGGTTTTATAGGTGGTTCTATAGCTTTTATATTTGGTAATAAATTGATAAAAATCCCCATATTCATGATAAGTATGTATACAATAATGCTGGGAGCTCTTTTTGCAGTCATGTTTACTTCTCCAATTGCTGGAGTTAGAAGATGGATTACACTGGCTGGTTTTCAATTTCAGCCGAGTGAACTTGCAAAATTTTTATTGCCAGCATTTTTAATATTTTATTATGATTTTATAAGAGATTCAAAAGAAACAATTTTTAAAAATATTTTAGTTCCTATCTTTATATCTTTACCTGTAATACTTTTAATAATGCAAGAACCTGATTTAAGTACTGCTATAATAGTTTCTTTTATAGCTTTTTTAACTATGTTAATATCTATTAGAAATAAAAAATTAATAGTTATATTATTAATAATTGCTATAATATTTGGAATAACGGCAATATATTTTAAAGATATATTATTAACAGATTATCAATTAAAAAGATTGGATAAAGAAGATAATTTCCAAACCTTGCAATCATTAAATGCCATTAAAAGTGGAGGTCTTTTCGGGAAAACGCCTTTTGCTGGAGATTTTAAATATATGGTTCCTGAATCTTACAGTGATTTTATAATGTCAATAATAGGAGAAGAGTGGGGTAAAGTAGGAATAATAATAGTGCTAACTTTATTTTATTTTCTATCAAGAGAATTAATAATGATGTCTTATAAAACAAAATCATATATTGCTTTTTCATTTTCAACTATAATAGCCATATGGCTTTTTATACAGGTCACTATAAATGCACTTGTAGGACTTGGTGTACCTGGTGTTCCAGTAACAGGAGTAACCCTTCCTTTGATGAGCTATGGAAATTCTTCATTAATAATTACTTTAACATCTATAGGTCTATCTTTAGGACTCATATATTTTAATTCCGGAGGAAAAAGTAATGAAAAAAATTAA
- a CDS encoding UDP-N-acetylglucosamine--N-acetylmuramyl-(pentapeptide) pyrophosphoryl-undecaprenol N-acetylglucosamine transferase: MKKIKVVVAGGGTGGHYYPALAVLKELKKKNDLEILYFVTDGRIEEKKLPKDIPDANIIKINMKGLIRPIYNPKNIQRLFHAYKKYIEIKDEIKKFSPDFGFLTGGYICGPVGYSLKKLNIPFYVHEQNSIMGITNKRLSKWAKKIFTSFYFKEFIQTGNPVRISDHDIKRENLKKYGIENISNKILLVFGGSLGSNKVDDIMYEVYKKSSINTKFIHITENDNKFKNFKNVFCFKYIDELYEIISVCDGIVSRAGATSIAEIKFYDQKAILIPWSGASENHQYYNALELQKNGKAIIIDEKKPNIEDILNFINKINIKNINYTWHTKKDVSTNEIINNIDEI, translated from the coding sequence ATGAAAAAAATTAAAGTTGTAGTTGCCGGTGGAGGAACTGGTGGTCATTATTATCCAGCATTGGCTGTACTAAAAGAACTTAAAAAGAAAAATGATTTAGAAATTTTATACTTTGTAACTGATGGTAGAATAGAAGAAAAGAAACTTCCTAAAGATATTCCAGATGCAAATATTATAAAAATAAATATGAAAGGTTTGATAAGACCTATTTATAATCCTAAAAATATTCAAAGATTATTTCATGCTTATAAAAAATATATAGAAATTAAAGATGAAATCAAAAAATTTAGTCCAGATTTTGGTTTTTTAACTGGTGGATATATTTGTGGACCTGTTGGCTACTCATTAAAGAAATTAAATATTCCTTTTTATGTTCATGAGCAAAATTCAATAATGGGAATAACCAATAAAAGACTTTCTAAATGGGCAAAAAAAATTTTCACTTCTTTTTATTTTAAGGAATTTATACAAACCGGAAATCCCGTAAGAATATCTGATCATGATATTAAAAGAGAAAATCTAAAAAAATATGGTATAGAAAATATATCTAATAAAATATTACTTGTATTTGGTGGAAGTTTGGGTTCAAATAAAGTTGATGATATAATGTATGAAGTATATAAAAAATCTTCAATAAATACAAAATTTATTCATATTACAGAAAATGATAATAAATTCAAAAATTTTAAAAATGTTTTTTGTTTTAAATATATAGATGAATTATATGAAATAATATCTGTTTGCGATGGAATAGTATCAAGAGCTGGTGCTACAAGTATTGCTGAGATCAAATTTTATGATCAGAAAGCTATATTAATACCTTGGAGTGGTGCTTCAGAAAACCATCAATATTATAATGCTCTTGAACTACAAAAAAATGGTAAAGCAATAATAATAGATGAAAAAAAACCAAATATAGAAGATATTTTAAATTTTATAAATAAAATAAATATCAAAAATATAAATTATACATGGCATACAAAAAAAGATGTTTCAACAAATGAAATTATAAATAATATAGATGAAATTTAG
- the murC gene encoding UDP-N-acetylmuramate--L-alanine ligase yields the protein MKYYFSGIGGIGMSSLALYAKYTGHTVYGSNNEENERTNYLQNQNINIKFEQNKDIPDVDLFIKSTAIKNDNPEIIAAKEKNIKILSRMEFLNTILKENHSIGITGTDGKTTTTAMTANIFINAKKSPTVFLGGLHKSLKDGNFNFGKNILISEVDESDGYIKYASSNTILVNNLRPDHLEHYDNDFENLKKSIKNYCKTSNKFLFFNYDDPILKKWKNEFQNIIYFGIDEDADYIMKNRKQINSHQEFDMYKKDIYLGKITLSMPGIHYAYDALAAASISLEYGIKFEDIQRSLKKFESVGRRFNILYSNSNKYVIDDYAHTPEEIFHTIEGAKEYFPNKKIITIFQPHRYTRLHRHKNDFVNVLKNSDEIIVYRIYSAFEDPIDGIDENYICRLLKENGKNCLFFDIDNDMIDYLKAIKESVFLFVGAGDITKVAYKLSSELLNSHIK from the coding sequence ATGAAGTATTACTTTTCAGGAATTGGCGGGATAGGTATGAGTTCTCTCGCTTTATATGCAAAATATACAGGTCATACAGTATATGGTTCTAATAATGAAGAAAATGAAAGAACGAATTATCTTCAAAATCAAAATATAAATATAAAATTTGAACAAAATAAAGATATACCCGATGTAGATCTATTTATAAAATCAACTGCTATAAAAAATGATAACCCTGAAATAATAGCGGCTAAAGAAAAAAATATAAAAATATTATCGAGAATGGAATTTTTAAATACAATTCTTAAAGAAAATCATAGCATAGGTATAACGGGTACAGATGGAAAAACAACAACTACTGCTATGACAGCAAATATATTTATAAATGCTAAAAAATCTCCAACAGTTTTTTTAGGCGGTTTGCATAAATCTCTAAAAGATGGAAACTTTAACTTTGGGAAAAATATTTTAATATCTGAAGTAGATGAAAGTGATGGGTATATAAAATATGCCTCTTCAAATACAATACTTGTAAATAATTTAAGACCTGATCATTTAGAACATTATGATAATGATTTTGAAAATTTAAAAAAATCTATAAAAAATTATTGTAAAACTTCAAATAAATTTTTATTCTTTAATTACGATGATCCAATTTTAAAAAAATGGAAGAATGAATTCCAAAATATTATTTATTTTGGAATAGACGAAGATGCCGATTATATAATGAAAAATAGAAAGCAAATAAATTCTCATCAAGAATTCGATATGTATAAAAAAGATATATATCTTGGAAAAATAACTTTATCTATGCCAGGTATCCATTATGCTTATGACGCTTTGGCAGCTGCTTCCATTTCTTTAGAATATGGAATAAAATTTGAAGATATTCAAAGATCTTTAAAAAAATTTGAATCTGTTGGTAGAAGATTTAATATACTATATTCTAATTCTAATAAATATGTAATAGATGATTATGCTCATACTCCTGAAGAAATTTTTCATACTATTGAAGGTGCTAAAGAATATTTCCCAAATAAAAAAATAATAACAATATTTCAACCCCATAGATATACAAGACTTCATAGACATAAAAATGATTTTGTAAATGTTCTCAAAAATTCTGATGAAATAATCGTTTACAGAATATATTCAGCCTTTGAAGATCCCATAGATGGGATAGATGAAAATTATATTTGTCGTTTATTGAAAGAAAATGGAAAAAATTGTTTATTTTTTGATATTGACAATGATATGATCGATTATCTAAAAGCAATTAAAGAATCTGTCTTTTTATTTGTTGGTGCTGGTGATATAACAAAAGTAGCTTATAAACTGTCTTCTGAACTTTTAAATTCACATATAAAATAA
- a CDS encoding DUF554 domain-containing protein: MNYAVIFNSCAIIIGTLIGKWLGSFFNSKIRNILFDSIGLTTIIIGISMGLKSNNMIIVLISLAIGGVIGEFLNIEKQIESLTSFFKNNKETVSKGFLTTTILFVVGPMTILGAMKAGLSQDNTLLNLKSILDGISSIIFASIYGYSVILSAISVFFVETILIIFSKNLYFLMDEVYLNDFTAVGGIMILGLGIRLLDLKDIKVGNFLPALLMVIIIDYIKLRFSF, translated from the coding sequence TTGAATTATGCAGTTATATTTAATTCTTGTGCTATAATCATAGGAACACTGATTGGAAAATGGCTTGGAAGTTTTTTTAATTCAAAAATTAGAAATATTCTATTCGATTCTATAGGCTTAACAACTATAATAATCGGTATTTCTATGGGATTAAAATCAAATAATATGATAATCGTATTGATTTCTTTAGCAATTGGAGGAGTAATAGGAGAATTTTTGAATATAGAAAAACAAATTGAATCACTTACCAGTTTTTTTAAGAATAATAAAGAAACAGTTTCTAAGGGTTTTTTGACTACGACTATCTTATTTGTTGTAGGTCCTATGACTATATTGGGAGCTATGAAAGCGGGTCTTTCACAAGATAATACTCTTTTAAATTTAAAAAGTATTCTCGATGGAATATCTTCTATAATATTTGCATCTATTTATGGATATAGTGTTATACTATCGGCGATCAGCGTTTTTTTTGTTGAAACTATTTTAATCATATTTTCAAAAAATTTATATTTTTTGATGGATGAAGTATATTTAAATGATTTTACAGCTGTTGGAGGTATTATGATACTTGGACTTGGAATAAGACTTCTTGATTTAAAAGATATAAAAGTTGGAAATTTTTTGCCTGCTTTATTGATGGTTATAATTATAGATTATATTAAATTGAGATTTTCTTTTTAA
- a CDS encoding FAD-dependent oxidoreductase, whose translation MKNKYDILIIGGVAAGTSAAASALRENPSLNVAIFQKEPYISYGGCGLPYVLNGKVKEVDDLFAFTSEKFQEKKGAEVYTNYEAIDVDFEQKYVLVKGNMDRRKIFYDKLIISTGASPIIPKFDVWGQEGIFKMRNPSDDEEILNFIEKNKPSHATIIGGGFIGVEVAEVLIESGIKVTLIEAKENILGDIEPEIHDEFSEYMIKNGVDLKTESMVENILKKERFIVKTEKESIETDMIIISIGVKPNTDFLLNKNVNMLKNKAIIVDNYMRTNIEDVYAAGDCATAYNILSGEDEYIPLGTTSNKQGKIAGKNAVKGNVEEFKGVIGSLITKFLDMEYAKTGLTYEKAKELDYNVGSVYIKAKARAGYYENAGNISFKMIFDRSTGKILGGHFVGKEIHSRVNIIVSLIYSCGTVQELYNMDLPYSPPFSPVWDITLIAASKAMKKVK comes from the coding sequence TTGAAGAACAAGTATGATATTTTGATAATAGGAGGAGTTGCAGCTGGAACAAGTGCTGCTGCAAGTGCTTTAAGAGAAAATCCAAGTTTAAATGTGGCAATATTTCAAAAAGAGCCTTATATTTCATATGGTGGTTGTGGTTTGCCATATGTTTTAAATGGTAAAGTAAAAGAAGTAGATGATCTATTTGCTTTTACTTCAGAAAAATTTCAAGAGAAAAAAGGTGCTGAAGTTTATACCAATTATGAAGCTATTGATGTTGATTTTGAACAAAAATATGTTTTAGTAAAAGGCAATATGGATAGAAGAAAGATATTTTATGATAAATTAATAATAAGTACTGGAGCATCACCGATAATTCCAAAATTTGATGTTTGGGGTCAAGAAGGAATATTCAAAATGAGAAATCCTTCTGATGATGAAGAAATATTAAACTTTATTGAAAAAAACAAACCATCTCATGCAACTATTATAGGTGGAGGTTTTATAGGTGTTGAAGTTGCTGAAGTACTTATCGAAAGTGGAATAAAAGTTACTTTAATAGAGGCTAAAGAAAATATACTTGGAGATATAGAACCAGAGATTCATGATGAATTTTCTGAATATATGATAAAAAATGGAGTCGATTTAAAAACTGAAAGTATGGTAGAGAATATATTAAAAAAAGAAAGATTTATAGTTAAAACAGAAAAAGAAAGTATAGAAACAGATATGATTATTATTTCTATAGGTGTAAAACCTAATACAGATTTTTTATTAAATAAAAATGTTAATATGTTAAAGAATAAAGCAATTATAGTAGATAATTATATGAGAACTAATATAGAAGATGTATATGCTGCCGGAGACTGTGCTACGGCTTATAATATATTAAGTGGTGAAGATGAATATATACCTTTGGGAACAACTTCTAATAAACAGGGTAAAATAGCTGGTAAAAATGCAGTAAAAGGAAATGTAGAAGAGTTTAAAGGGGTAATTGGTTCACTTATAACAAAGTTTTTAGATATGGAATATGCTAAGACTGGTTTGACTTATGAAAAAGCAAAAGAGCTTGATTATAATGTTGGCAGTGTATATATAAAAGCAAAAGCCAGAGCAGGATATTATGAGAATGCAGGTAATATATCATTTAAAATGATTTTTGATAGATCAACTGGTAAAATACTTGGAGGTCATTTTGTGGGTAAAGAAATTCATTCAAGAGTTAATATCATAGTCTCTCTAATATATTCTTGTGGAACGGTACAAGAATTATATAATATGGATTTACCATATTCGCCACCATTTTCTCCAGTTTGGGATATAACTTTAATAGCTGCATCTAAGGCTATGAAAAAAGTAAAATAA